TTAAAAATAGCTTCAGGCCTTTGTTGCCGGGCGTGGAGATTTTAGAATTCAATAATATTAATGATTTAAATAAAATAAATACAGACTGTGCCGCTGTTTTCATAGAACCGATTCAGGGGGAAGCGGGTGTGATTGAGGCCACAGTTGATTTTTTAAAGGCTTTGCAAATAAAATGTAAAGAAACCGAAACGCTTTTGGTTTTTGATGAGATTCAAACCGGATTTGGCAGAACCGGTAAATTGTTTGCCTTTGAACACTTCAATATTGAACCTGATATTTTATTGGTGGCTAAGGCCATGGGAGGAGGTTTACCAATCGGTGCTTTTATTTCCTCCAAAGAGAATATGAATCATTTTTGTGACAATCCGGTTTTAGGACACATCAATACTTTTGGAGGAAATGCAGTTTGTGTTGAAGCAGCACTTGCTAGTTTAAATGTAGTGCTGGAAGATAAATTGGTTCAAAGAGCAATGTGGATTGAAAACTTTGTTAAATTTAATTTAAAGAATCCAAGGATAAAATTTTTAAGAATGAAAGGAGCCTTGGGCGCAATAGAATTTGAAAGTGTTGAATTTTGTCAACGGGTTATTAAAAAATGTATTGAGAATGGCGTAATAAGCGATTGGTTTTTATTTTGCGACAAGGCTATGCGTATTGCCCCGCCACTAAATATAGAAGAGGCTGATTTAAGCCATTCCTTAAAAATTATTAATAATTCTATAAACGATCTTTAAAGGTTGCAAAAGTTTATTGGGATTTGTAGATTTACATATATAAAAAAATAAAAATGGGTTTATTTAATAAATTGAAGAATGAATTTATCGACATCATTGAATGGGTTGATAGTTCAAATGATACAATAATCTGGAAATTTCCAAGATTTCAGAATGAAATTAAAATGGGTGCTAAGTTAACTGTGCGTGAAAGTCAAGTAGCGGTATTTATGAATGAAGGTAAAATTGCCGACGTTTTTCAGCCGGGCATGCACACGCTTCAAACACAAAATATGCCTATACTATCTACTTTAATGGGATGGAAGTATGGATTCAATAGTCCCTTCAAAGCAGATGTTTATTTTGTTAGCACCAAACAATTTATTGATCAAAAATGGGGAACTAAAAATCCAATTACATTAAGTGATCCTCGTTTTGGTTTTATAGAATTGAGAAGTTTTGGAACTTTTGCATTTCGAGTTACGGATGGCGGAAAGTTTATTAAAGAAATTGCAGGTACCGACGAGCATTTTACAACGGAGGAAGTTACCAATCAACTCCGCAGTATGATTGTTACAAAATTTACAGATGCTGTGGGAGAAGGTAATATACCGGTTGAGAAATTTGCTTCTAACTTAGAAGAATTATCAACCTTAGGAAAAGAAAAGTTAAATAATGATTTTCAGGAATACGGATTAAACATTACCAAGTTTTTAGTTGAGAATGTTTCAATGCCTGAGGAATTGAAAAAAGAAATTTTCAATTACTCTCGTTTGCAATCCGGAATTGACATGAATAAATTGGCTCAATTCAATACAGCTAATGCGATAAAAGATGCGGCTAAAAATGAAGGTATTGGTGGTGCTGGAGTAGGAATGGGTGTAGGCTTTGGAATGGGAAATATGATGACCAATATGATGAATCAAAGTGGAGCTAATAATTTAGGAACAGGAAACAACACACCTCCACCACCTCCCATTATTCAATTTCATGTTGTTGTAAATGGAGCACAAGCCGGTCCTTTTCAACTAGAACAATTAAAGGCAATGATCACAAATGGTCAACTTACTAAGGCTACTATGGTTTGGAAAGCCGGAATGGCCAATTGGGCATCTGCAGAGTCGCAGCCAGAGTTGATTAATTTATTTAGTCAAGTTCCACCACCACCTCCTATAGGATAATGCCTGTAAAAATTAAAAAAGCGCAATAAATTATATTGCGCTTTTTTTTTATTCTTTTTCCGAATTAATTAGCTTCCTTCAAATAATTCAAAATTAGTTTCCAATAATTTATTTTTAACCGCAAACATAACCACACCGGCAGTGTTACTAACTCCTAATTTACTCATGATATTTTTACGATGTGTATTTACTGTGTGTGTACTCAATGATAATTTATCCGCTATAAGTTTATTGGATAATCCTTCAGCAATGGCAATAATGATTTCAATTTCACGATTGGTAACACTTACACCATGACAGCCAATTGATTTAATGTACGAAGGACTTTCAACAATTTCGGGAGCTGTAGTTAAAATAGAAAGAATTTTACTACAAACAAACTTCTCTCCTTTCAAAGTAGAGCTGATTGATTCCAATATCTCTGTTTTATCACAATCTTTAGTCAAAAATCCAAAGGTGCCACTATCCAATACTTTTTTTAAGTCTGGTTTATTCAATAATTCAGTAATCACAACAAATTTAGTTCTGTTGTATTTTTGAATCAATTTCTTTAAACCTCCAATAGATATACCCAGTGATAAAAAGTCTGCTATTAGTAGATTCGGTTTTGAAATTTCAAGTTGGCTCTCTAAACTCTGAATATCTCCACAAACTGTTGGTAATAAATCAAAGCCATTTAATTCACCTACAAGTAGTTCGAGGCCTACTCGGGTAAGATAATTTTTATCGGCTATTAGTACTTTTACCATGTTATTTAGAATAACTTTAAACAAAAATAGACAATATAGCCTAATATTAAAAACTAAATATTGAATTTTTTACCATCAGTTGCTAATTCACTATTGGGAAAAACAGTTTTTGATTCTGTTAAAAACTGATCAAGATCAGGATAACGGGTAGAAAAATGCCCTAAAATTAATTTTTTCGCTTTAGCGTTTTTGGCAATTTCTGCCGCTTGTTTAGCAGTGGAATGAAATGTTTTTTTTGCCCTGGCCAAATTATCTTCTAAAAAAGTGCTTTCGTGATAAAGTAAATCAACATTTATAATGTGATTAACTACCTCTAAATTGTAAATCGTATCACTGCAATAAGCAAAGCTTCTAGAAGGAAAAGGATCTAAGGTTACTTTTTGATTTTTCACGGTTTTTCCCGAATTGTTTATTACATCTAAGCCTTTTCGTAAAGCCGGAATATCCGCTGTGCATAATCCAAATTTTTCCAAGTTTTCTTTATCTATTTTTCTAGGTAGAGGTTTTTCCTTGAACAAAAAACCGGTGCAGAAAATGCGGTGCTTTAATGGAAAAGAAAATATTTCAACTTTATCGTCTTCAAAAAGTAAACGAAGCTTGTCATCTTTTGTGAAAGTCCACTTAATTGAAAAGGCTAAAGTAGATTCCGAAACATGTAATGCTTTATCAATAAATTCTTTCAAATTTTCTGGCGCATAAATATGTATGTCGGTTTTTCTGCCTAATAAATGCATTGAGCTAAGTAAACCGGGTAATCCAAAAAAATGATCTCCGTGTAAGTGCGAAATAAAAATATGATTGATAGCTTGCAGCTTACTTTTATATTTTCTCAGTTGAATTTGAGTGGCTTCACCGCAATCAATTAAAAACCAACGCTCGCAAATATTTAGTATTTGTGAAGTTTGATTTCTCTCGGAAGTGGGAATGGCAGCTGAAGAACCTAAAATTAAAAGCTCAAATTTTTGTCGGTTCATTTTTTAATCTGCACTAACAACAAATCTTTTTGTTTCGGTATAGTTTTTATAAGAAATAGAATAAAAATAAACACCTCCGCTTAGTTGATCACATGGAATTGAGTGACTATTTACTCCAACTTTTGATTCTGTTTTTATTTCTTTGATTAATTCGCCTAATATATTGTAAAGGGAAATATTAACCGGCGCCACATCTTCAACCTTAAATTGTATGGTGGTTAGGGAATTGGCCGGGTTTGGAAAATTTTTAAGTTGAAGTGAATTTTTATTCACTACCTCTTTTATTCCAGCCGGATTGACAATATTAATGATATAGTATGCGAGTATTGTTGGCG
This window of the Sphingobacteriaceae bacterium genome carries:
- a CDS encoding aspartate aminotransferase family protein; amino-acid sequence: MNQRELFLKHVAQTSYSPMMGIDLNIVSAQGSVLVDVNGKSYVDLISGISVSSIGHCHPKVVKAIHNQASKYMHLMVYGEYNQTPQVKYAQVISSHLPSNLNCVYFTTGGSEAVEGAMKLAKRVTGRTKFISFKNAYHGSTQGALSLMGDEYFKNSFRPLLPGVEILEFNNINDLNKINTDCAAVFIEPIQGEAGVIEATVDFLKALQIKCKETETLLVFDEIQTGFGRTGKLFAFEHFNIEPDILLVAKAMGGGLPIGAFISSKENMNHFCDNPVLGHINTFGGNAVCVEAALASLNVVLEDKLVQRAMWIENFVKFNLKNPRIKFLRMKGALGAIEFESVEFCQRVIKKCIENGVISDWFLFCDKAMRIAPPLNIEEADLSHSLKIINNSINDL
- a CDS encoding SPFH domain-containing protein — encoded protein: MGLFNKLKNEFIDIIEWVDSSNDTIIWKFPRFQNEIKMGAKLTVRESQVAVFMNEGKIADVFQPGMHTLQTQNMPILSTLMGWKYGFNSPFKADVYFVSTKQFIDQKWGTKNPITLSDPRFGFIELRSFGTFAFRVTDGGKFIKEIAGTDEHFTTEEVTNQLRSMIVTKFTDAVGEGNIPVEKFASNLEELSTLGKEKLNNDFQEYGLNITKFLVENVSMPEELKKEIFNYSRLQSGIDMNKLAQFNTANAIKDAAKNEGIGGAGVGMGVGFGMGNMMTNMMNQSGANNLGTGNNTPPPPPIIQFHVVVNGAQAGPFQLEQLKAMITNGQLTKATMVWKAGMANWASAESQPELINLFSQVPPPPPIG
- a CDS encoding response regulator transcription factor, which encodes MVKVLIADKNYLTRVGLELLVGELNGFDLLPTVCGDIQSLESQLEISKPNLLIADFLSLGISIGGLKKLIQKYNRTKFVVITELLNKPDLKKVLDSGTFGFLTKDCDKTEILESISSTLKGEKFVCSKILSILTTAPEIVESPSYIKSIGCHGVSVTNREIEIIIAIAEGLSNKLIADKLSLSTHTVNTHRKNIMSKLGVSNTAGVVMFAVKNKLLETNFELFEGS
- a CDS encoding ribonuclease Z → MNRQKFELLILGSSAAIPTSERNQTSQILNICERWFLIDCGEATQIQLRKYKSKLQAINHIFISHLHGDHFFGLPGLLSSMHLLGRKTDIHIYAPENLKEFIDKALHVSESTLAFSIKWTFTKDDKLRLLFEDDKVEIFSFPLKHRIFCTGFLFKEKPLPRKIDKENLEKFGLCTADIPALRKGLDVINNSGKTVKNQKVTLDPFPSRSFAYCSDTIYNLEVVNHIINVDLLYHESTFLEDNLARAKKTFHSTAKQAAEIAKNAKAKKLILGHFSTRYPDLDQFLTESKTVFPNSELATDGKKFNI